In the genome of Pempheris klunzingeri isolate RE-2024b chromosome 11, fPemKlu1.hap1, whole genome shotgun sequence, one region contains:
- the ikzf4 gene encoding zinc finger protein Eos, with the protein MNADDCNGRSYAQGNGGQSSTEQDFYGGLQGPSARSPNSQQSSPHRSLSANSIKVELCSDDESPGAPQPENREAVRDDSRTDDRGDPMEEGSTDYAGTGRDRVSIYNEMASPNASSPGPIRLPNGKLQCEVCGMICIGPNVLMVHKRSHTGERPFQCNQCGASFTQKGNLLRHIKLHSGEKPFKCPVCNYACRRRDALAGHLRTHAVSSPTVGKPFKCSYCSRSYKQQSTLEEHLERCHSYLKSQDNQAAVNTQTAQGEESVNMGTNTKPVIPPSNEKMHFVDRLAISITKRKRSTPQKFLGEKHMHLDVPEAPYELSSGSEKEGDLMSSQPAGDSSGLAGSHLQGSRSKRENHEPPALSQLHPAFLSELRTVMGSMSSNVTPQAPRAHGGGGPTAAPLGLAGREAGECRDDQPSAHSQTTSPNGCPDSTDTESTAEEQSTRATAPTSTSNNHHLHYQTLALPRSHPTSSPSQAKDLDPEWERACPVPPTLVKRNPHSSLLSSRETVQVLERDGRPVRSFHCHHCRILFLDHVMFTIHMGCHGFHQPFECNICGHCSQDRYEFSSHISRGEHQVG; encoded by the exons ATGAACGCTGATGACTGCAATGGACGCTCATATGCACAAG gtAATGGAGGACAGTCATCAACGGAACAGGATTTTTATGGCGGGTTGCAGGGCCCTTCAGCGAGATCTCCAAACAGTCAGCAGTCCTCACCCCACCGCTCCCTTAGTG CAAACTCCATCAAGGTTGAGCTGTGCAGTGATGATGAGTCACCGGGCGCTCCACAgccagagaacagagaggctgTGAGGGACGATAGCAGGACGGATGACAGAGGGGACCCCATGGAAGAAGGGAGCACAGACTACGCTGGGACCGGAAGAGACAGAGTGAGCATTTACAATGAAATGGCCAGTCCAAACGCTTCTTCACCAGGACCTATACGGCTGCCCAATGGGAAGCTCCAGTGTGAGGTGTGCGGGATGATCTGCATCGGACCCAACGTGCTGATGGTGCACAAGCGGAGCCACACAG GTGAGAGGCCGTTCCAGTGTAACCAGTGTGGAGCTTCCTTCACCCAGAAGGGGAACTTGTTGCGCCACATCAAGCTGCATTCAGGAGAGAAGCCTTTCAAATGTCCCGTTTGCAACTATGCTTGTCGCCGAAGAGATGCCCTGGCTGGACATCTACGCACACATGCAG TTTCTTCTCCAACGGTGGGAAAACCTTTCAAGTGCAGCTACTGTAGTCGCAGCTACAAACAACAGAGCACATTGGAAGAACATCTAGAGCGCTGCCATAGTTATCTGAAGAGTCAAGACAACCAGGCAGCAGTCAACACACAGACGGCACAGG GTGAAGAGTCAGTAAATATGGGGACAAATACTAAACCTGTGATTCCTCCATCCaatgaaaaaatgcattttgtggATAGACTGGCTATTAGCATCACCAAACGGAAGAGGTCAACACCACAGAAGTTTTTGG GTGAAAAGCACATGCACCTTGATGTACCTGAAGCACCTTATGAGTTGTCCTCTGGCTCGGAGAAGGAGGGGGACCTCATGAGCTCTCAGCCTGCTGGGGACTCTTCTGGGTTGGCTGGTTCACACCTCCAAGGCAGCAGGAGTAAACGGGAGAATCATGAGCCGCCTGCACTGTCTCAGCTCCATCCTGCCTTCCTGTCGGAGCTACGCACAGTTATGGGCTCCATGAGCAGCAACGTAACTCCTCAGGCCCCCCGAGCCCATGGTGGAGGTGGGCCGACGGCAGCGCCTCTCGGCCTGGCTGGGCGGGAGGCAGGTGAATGCCGTGATGATCAACCCTCAGCCCACAGCCAAACCACCTCACCCAACGGCTGCCCTGactctacagacacagagagcacagcagaggagcagagcacAAGGGCTACAGCCCCGACAAGTACCTCCAACAACCACCACCTCCACTACCAAACCCTAGCACTGCCCCGCAGCCACCCCACTTCCAGCCCCAGTCAGGCCAAAGACTTGGACCCAGAGTGGGAGAGAGCGTGTCCTGTGCCCCCCACCCTAGTAAAGAGGAACCCtcactcctcactcctctcttccAGGGAGACTGTGCAGGTGTTAGAGAGGGATGGCCGGCCTGTGCGCTCCTTCCACTGTCATCACTGTCGCATCCTCTTCCTGGACCATGTCATGTTCACCATCCACATGGGTTGTCATGGCTTCCACCAACCCTTTGAGTGCAACATCTGTGGCCACTGCAGCCAGGACCGC
- the lmbr1l gene encoding limb region 1 homolog-like protein, which translates to METDDVSVREQLFHNRVRETIICVLLFTCLYMVSYLILTHFRKPAEFVTDDIEDATVNKIALWLCTFTLSVAVCAVLLLPISILSNEVLLTFPQSYYMQWLNGSLIHGLWNLVFLFSNLSLVFLMPFAYFFTESEGFVGSKKGVMARVYEAIVLLLLLALLVLGIVWVASALLHDNIARKSLYDLWEYYLPYLYSGISLFGVLMLLLCTPFGLSRMFSVTGSLLVKPRLLEDVEDTLSCTTFEEDSLYRKLNCGSTSCWVKLNMEAMKKEHKTVRSKRIALEMRMKASAWQRNLGYPLAMLALLALTVMCVLMVCFNVLELLLDETALPRGMEDPHLGMASFSMFGSLGAAVQVVLILYLMVSSVVGFYSSPLFTGLLPRVQDTNLTQIIANCVSLLILSSALPVFSRTLGITRFDLLGDFGRYNWLGNFYIVFLYNMLFAGLTSASLIKTVTWAVQRELIRAFGLHRLPLTVSRSTVPFRLLLASGLSKIQ; encoded by the exons ATGGAAACGGACGACGTGTCGGTTCGAGAGCAACTTTTCCACAACCGTGTCCGGGAGACCATA atCTGTGTACTCCTGTTTACATGCCTTTACATGGTGTCCTACCTCATACTTACCCACTTCAGGAAGCCTGCAGAGTTTGTCACAG ATGACATTGAAGATGCCACTGTCAACAAAATTGC GCTGTGGTTATGTACATTCACCCTGTCAGTGgcagtgtgtgctgtgctcctgCTCCCCATCTCCATTCTGTCCAATGAGGTGCTGCTCACCTTCCCACAGAGCTACTACATGCAGTGGCTCAACGGATCTCTTATCCATG GCTTGTGGAACCTAGTTTTCCTTTTCTCCAATTTGTCCCTGGTCTTCCTCATGCCCTTTGCGTACTTCTTCACAGAGTCTGAGGGCTTTGTAGGATCCAAAAAG GGGGTAATGGCTCGGGTCTATGAAGccattgtgctgctgttgctgctggctCTGCTTGTGCTGGGCATTGTGTGGGTGGCATCAGCCCTCCTACACGACAACATAGCCAGGAAGAGCCTCTACG ACCTGTGGGAGTATTACCTTCCCTACTTGTACTCAGGCATCTCCTTGTTTGGAGTGTTAATGCTTTTGC tgtgcACTCCCTTTGGGTTGTCCCGCATGTTCAGTGTAACGGGCAGCCTATTGGTCAAACCGCGG CTGTTGGAGGATGTAGAAGATACTTTGAGTTGCACCACATTTGAGGAAGACTCGCTCTACAGGAAACTGAACT GTGGCAGTACGTCATGCTGGGTCAAGTTGAACATGGAGGCGATGAAAAAAGAGCACAAAACAGTCCGGAGCAAACGCATCGCCCTGG AAATGCGTATGAAAGCTTCCGCATGGCAGCGAAACTTGGGCTATCCACTGGCCATGCTTGCACTCCTCGCACTGACG GTGATGTGTGTATTGATGGTCTGTTTCAATGTGCTGGAGTTGCTCCTGGATGAGACGGCTTTGCCCAGAGGAATGGAG GACCCTCACCTGGGTATGGCCTCCTTCTCCATGTTTGGTTCACTGGGCGCTGCGGTTCAAGTAGTCCTCATCCT CTATCTGATGGTGTCCTCAGTGGTGGGTTTCTATAGCTCTCCTCTCTTTACAGGACTCCTGCCTCGTGTGCAGGACACCAACCTCACACAG ATAATTGCAAACTGTGTTTCACTGCTAATCCTGAGCTCAGCGCTGCCCGTCTTTTCACGCACACTTG GGATCACCCGCTTCGATCTACTGGGAGACTTTGGTCGCTATAACTGGCTCGGGAACTTTTACATCGTCTTCCTGTACAACATGCTGTTTGCTGGTCTCACCTCTGCCTCCCTGATCAAGACCGTCACCTGGGCAGTACAGAGGGAGCTCATCCGTGCCTTTG GTCTCCACAGACTGCCTTTAACGGTGTCGCGCTCCACCGTCCCCTTCAGACTCCTCCTGGCCAGTGGACTGTCTAAAATCCAGTGA
- the dnajc22 gene encoding dnaJ homolog subfamily C member 22 isoform X1: MVKSVMVAYALWAVSGPLGLHHLYLRRDSHALLWMLTLGGFGFGWVREFIRIPAYVAEANQDAEKERKRPLSRAPPSVGPIRFAGQVCVGIYFGTVALIGLNSLSFFYLIVLPLSVGAGVHLVSSVGQQTSDLQKTMTACLITSPIFYGSTLSPLPISLAASITAAQHRRFKPHRPPGSTQELGPRLYRLGLAWLAFSAPLGYCIFHNTTATLYYLSDCVAALLNMFWFLPWLRSVVEYVLLMPYRILCVFTGGGYYEEAWRKVLEILLKEYTQSEKEALQVLSLDVEASLEEITRSYRELAKTWHPDHNSRKDAEAMFMRIHEAYEVLLRRHRPHRFK, encoded by the exons ATGGTAAAAAGTGTAATGGTAGCCTACGCCCTGTGGGCTGTCAGTGGGCCTTTGGGCCTTCACCATCTATACTTGAGGAGGGACAGCCATGCTCTGTTATGGATGTTAACCCTGGGCGGATTTGGCTTTGGCTGGGTCAGAGAGTTCATACGTATTCCTGCATATGTTGCTGAGGCCAATCAagatgcagagaaagagaggaaaaggccaCTCAGTAGGGCCCCTCCATCCGTGGGCCCTATCAGATTTgctggacaggtgtgtgttgggATCTACTTTGGCACCGTGGCTCTAATAGGACTGAACTCCCTTAGTTTCTTCTACCTGATCGTTCTGCCTTTATCTGTGGGTGCAGGGGTACATCTGGTGTCCAGTGTTGGCCAGCAGACCTCTGATCTCCAAAAAACTATGACTGCTTGTCTCATAACCTCCCCAATATTCTATGGCAGCACCTTATCACCTCTTCCTATAAGCCTGGCTGCCAGTatcactgctgcacagcacCGCAGGTTCAAACCTCACCGACCACCTGGAAGCACACAGGAACTGG GCCCACGGCTTTACAGGCTCGGTCTAGCCTGGCTGGCCTTCTCTGCCCCGCTGGGTTACTGTATTTTccacaacaccacagccacacTGTACTACCTGTCTGACTGTGTAGCAGCACTGCTGAATATGTTCTGGTTCCTGCCTTGGCTCAGAAGTGTGGTGGAGTACGTTCTTCTAATGCCATATCgtatactgtgtgtatttactggAGGGGGTTACTATGAAGAGGCTTGGAGGAAGGTGCTGGAGATCCTGCTCAAAGAgtacactcagagtgaaaaAGAGGCACTGCAG GTACTGTCACTGGATGTAGAGGCCTCTCTTGAAGAGATAACTCGCAGCTACAGGGAGCTGGCCAAGACGTGGCATCCGGACCACAACTCCAGAAAAGATGCCGAGGCAATGTTCATGAGGATCCATGAGGCTTATGAGGTCCTCCTACGACGGCACAGACCTCATCGATTCAAATAG
- the dnajc22 gene encoding dnaJ homolog subfamily C member 22 isoform X2 has translation MTACLITSPIFYGSTLSPLPISLAASITAAQHRRFKPHRPPGSTQELGPRLYRLGLAWLAFSAPLGYCIFHNTTATLYYLSDCVAALLNMFWFLPWLRSVVEYVLLMPYRILCVFTGGGYYEEAWRKVLEILLKEYTQSEKEALQVLSLDVEASLEEITRSYRELAKTWHPDHNSRKDAEAMFMRIHEAYEVLLRRHRPHRFK, from the exons ATGACTGCTTGTCTCATAACCTCCCCAATATTCTATGGCAGCACCTTATCACCTCTTCCTATAAGCCTGGCTGCCAGTatcactgctgcacagcacCGCAGGTTCAAACCTCACCGACCACCTGGAAGCACACAGGAACTGG GCCCACGGCTTTACAGGCTCGGTCTAGCCTGGCTGGCCTTCTCTGCCCCGCTGGGTTACTGTATTTTccacaacaccacagccacacTGTACTACCTGTCTGACTGTGTAGCAGCACTGCTGAATATGTTCTGGTTCCTGCCTTGGCTCAGAAGTGTGGTGGAGTACGTTCTTCTAATGCCATATCgtatactgtgtgtatttactggAGGGGGTTACTATGAAGAGGCTTGGAGGAAGGTGCTGGAGATCCTGCTCAAAGAgtacactcagagtgaaaaAGAGGCACTGCAG GTACTGTCACTGGATGTAGAGGCCTCTCTTGAAGAGATAACTCGCAGCTACAGGGAGCTGGCCAAGACGTGGCATCCGGACCACAACTCCAGAAAAGATGCCGAGGCAATGTTCATGAGGATCCATGAGGCTTATGAGGTCCTCCTACGACGGCACAGACCTCATCGATTCAAATAG